GATGCCCTTTGTCGAACCAAAAATTCTTCTGAGACTTTCCTCCCCTCTGCCCCTTTCGCTGGGTATCCTGCGTTTCTTCTTCATTAAGTGCCAATAGAAACCACGTGATTTGCACTCCcaactctctcactctcttctcaCTGGACGCATCTCTTAATTTTGGGTCTTAGGACTAATCGTTTGGAACAAGGTAGGTAGGTGCTCAAGTTTACTCCTTTCTTCTGCTTCTACTAATTATTCTCCTTTGGGTTGGATCCTATATGCGTAGTTAACAATTCActtgctccttttttttttttcttttttaatcattcCTCTGTTTGTAGATCCTCCTGATGCACAGTTTGGTATTTATGTATCCGTGATGTTCTTATGAAAAAGCTTTGAGATTTGACTACTTAACTCTTCTTTCGTGCAGTGCAGAGAAGATGGATCGCGTTAGCAGTCTACCAAACGAGCTTCTTTGTCATGTACTCTCCTTCCTTACCACAAAGGAGGCTGCTTTGACTTCGATTCTCTCCAAGAGGTGGCGCAACCTCCTTGCATTTGTTCCTTATCTTTACATTGATGACTCTGTCTTTCTTCATCCGGAAGAGGGTAAGCGGCATAGGCCCGAAATCATACAGAGCTTCATGGATTTTGTGGATAGAATATTGGCTTTGCAGGCTAATTCTCCCATTCAGAAATGCTCCCTCAAGTGTTTATCCGCGGTTGATTCTGATCGTGTGGATCGTTGGATACACAATGTGTTGCTGCGTGGTGTTTCGGACCTTGATCTATTAGTCATCTTGGATTCAGATGGAGATGATAACTATCAGCTGTCTCCAAAATCTTTCGAGTGCAGGACACTTGTTAAGCTCAAGATAGACTGTGGAGTTGAAATTGATTGGTTGGCTGGTAGCTTTTTCTTACCTATGCTTAAAACTCTCGTTATTGACTCAGCTTGGGTTAATAACTTTGAGATTCTTCTTCATGATTTGCCTGCACTTGAGGAATTAGTCCTGGTTAATGTGATCTGGAAAGATGATGATGTGAACGTTTCTAGTGCAAGCCTCAAGACCCTAACAATATATGACGGCGAATTCTTTGGCTCTGTATCATTTGATACACCGAGTCTCACTTACTTTAATTACAATGGTTATGTTGCCCCGGACTATCCACTTGTTAAGATGAAAAACTTATGTGGTGCTCGAATTGTCTTTTCATTAACTGAAGAGGAACTACAGCGACTTAGAGAACCaaatgatgatcatcatcatcatcattggcACCACGACATTGCTCTCGGATTTAGTAATGTGTGGAAACTCTTTCATGGCATACAACATGTTCAGCATCTGGACTTGTTTCCGGATACTCTCGAGGTCAGTTTCCTatatttttcctctctctctctcttgtaatatttttattcaactGGTATCGAGGAGATAACAGACAGTAGACAGGACTTTGTCTCAACTCCTGGAGCATAGCTGTCATGTTTGTTCAAATCTCATTAAACAAACAGTGAAGGGCTAGTGTTGAAACATGTAATTGCAAATGATTTAGTTGTGTGTTCTTCTTATTTTCAGGTGCTTTCTCTATGCTGTGAATCGATGCCAGtgttcaaaaacctcaaatcgtTAGATATTAAGAGTGACAAGGAACGAAGTTGGCAGGCAATGCCAGTTCTTCTAAGGAACTGTCCACATTTAGAAACCTTAGTCATTGAGGTTTATAAACAACTCATTTGCCAAACATGTAGTACATATATTGAGTTCAAACTTGGAAGCCCTTATTGTTTCCTCCTTTATGCTTTCAGGGTCTGTTGCACCATGCGACAAATAAATGCGGGGATGCTTGTGACTGCATTTCTCGGGAGGACAAAGGTCATTCGCTCACATCTTGCCCAgtcaagattttagagattcaggGGTTTCTAGGAACAATGAAAGAGATGACAATGATAAAGCATTTCTTGGACTATTTCCCATGTTTGAAGAAGATGGAAATTTATATTGAAGAGAATGATCCTACAGAGCTCAGAATCCCGGAAGTGTCTAAACGTATCCTGCAGATGATAGAAGACTACAACAAGTCATCGAGTTGCAATGTCCAACTCCTTGTGAGTGATTACTTGTACAAGAAGTGGACTGCAAATAGAAGTCtctgaagaacaagacatgctCATAGTATTCCCAAAGTTCCCATTTAAATTTATTTCGGTTCTGCGTTTAAATGGCTTGTAAACCGTTTCAAATCAAAGCAATTGCAAAATCATTGaacttttcttctattttttccgAGTGTTTCTAGTCATTTACTATTGATGGCTTGTCGTCATTTAGTCCTTCGCCACAATTTGCTTTGAGTTGTTCTTCATGTCTTTACTTCTTTACTCGAAATGTCCATGGTTAAATAAGCTACACCATAGCTATTATCTTATGCTCTAGACTTCGCAGTTGTAGtcgcaaaagaaacaaatattgttTAACATTTTTCAGAAACATCAAACATCTTATAATTGTTTAATTCCTTACCTCTATGCGTAAATATGCTTTTATTTTGAAGATCCCTCTCATGTGTTGATCTTGCCGGTACACAAAAtagaatacaaaattaaataaggCATTCTCAACTTCATGCATTTGGCCAAAACCCAAAACGTCAAAATTGTCATTgcgcataaaaaaaaagaaacaaactgaGAATCCTTCTTACAAATCTGATGGAACCTTAATAAACTGTGTTACATCTGATACCAAACTATGATCTACAGGCTTCAAACCTTTTCTCAACCAACGTTTCAACAAGGCCAACTCTAATCTCCTCACCTGCAACAAGTAAGTAAAATAACTCCATTCAGCTATACTATACAAGATTACTGAAAAATCTAAAAGTGAGATGCAGAAACAAAGTTCTGTACTTCCATTCGTGAATCAGAACCACCAAAGTATACCACAAAGGAAGGGAAGACAAAAACCAACCTGTCTAACAATGAAAGGCTCCTCAGCTCGACTCAAAGGTTCGGTTAACACGGTTAGAAACCCGTTTCTGTTTCCGTAAACAATATCTGTGAAAGGTCGATCACCCACCTGCTCATAAACACTCAAACACATAAAACATCTTATCTACCAAAACTCAAATCACCAGTTTCATCCCTAAAACATTCATCATGAAATTACCATGATTAGCTCCGAAGATGTGCAACCAAAGTGTTTCTCGACTTCTTCAGCAGTTCCCGCAGGCTTCTTTACTCCTTAAGTCATGAATCAAATAAAACAGTCCTCATCAACAATCAGTtacaatgatgaaaaaaaaaaccaagacaTTCAGAGAAGATCAAGTCACTTACTATGCCTCAATACTCTAATTCCTATTTCAGCCTCCAATGCTTTAGCTTTCGAATCATCATGATCATATTCTGTAAGCCCTGATTATACACCGAACCAGgaagtagaaaaaaataaaaaaagttagcaTCTTTCAATCCACCAGAAACTACAActataaccaaacaaacaaacaaacacaaaaaaaaaaaaaaaaaaaaaaaaNNNNNNNNNTATCCAAATTTTTACCAGCGGAATTGCTAAAAACGGCGATGTCATGACCAAATACGGCTTTACACCGCTCAATAGAAGGCCGGAGTGGTGGCCAAATCGCTAGAGAATAAGGAGCCGTAAGAGTATTATCTTTATCGAACACTACACCTTTGAATCCCTTTCTCTTGAGCTCTCCCCAATCAATGTACCTCAAATCTTTCACAGAAACATGCGGGATAACCAAACGACGATCCCTAACGATAACGGAGACCGAAGAAACGATACCCTCAACATTGATTCGTTGCCCAACAGCCGCTTTCAGATCTGCCCACCACATGTTCGACGAAATCGCCAACCCCTTGTTGTCTTCTACACTCGGCAACACCAACTCGCGTGGCTCTCCGTCGAATTGTTCAGGGATCCGGTTAGAGAATCCTGGGTCTTCGTTTGAGGAGCTGAATTGGTAAAGAAGAAACGAATCTTCAAAAGTGGGTAAACGCAGACTCTGCTTTTGGCTTCGATGGTTTGTTGTCGTTTGCAGAGGAGGAGAAGGCGAAGGAGGAGAAGAGCAGATGGGTTTGGTGGAGCAAGAGATGAGATTAGGGTTTCGTTTGTAACGGGGAGGAGATGAAAGAAGGAAACTTTTAGGGATTGGGTAGTAGAAGGTAGTGGAGGAGGCAGCCATCGATGGGGTCTGCATCTCAAGcgtttttttataatactattgttttcacttttattgACCCAACAAAAGTTGTTGCAAGTTGTTTACCGACATCATATTCCAAATTTCTTGGAGctgttttagaaaattaaaagatgacTTTATCTTTTGTTCCACACGCTTttgatttccaaaaatataaacgGACAGTAATCAAAGCTCATCAacctatacaaaacaaaaaacattccATGGCTTGTCCAAATGAATCAAATTGTCTGTTTTGCTCATGTGTCCCTCTTCTCTTTAAATTGGCCGTCTTTGAACGCATTCTAGTGCAAGGAACAAACTAGAGAAGGTTCTAGGATAGAGATTCCAGTCTTAATTAAAGGTAACCTCCTGATATGCAAGAATGATGAGTGGATTCATTCCTTGAACACAAACCTTAATATGCTCTCTCCCAAGTAGAATGCCAAAATCGATAGTAATAGCAAAAGCTGTTTTCATTCATGGACTAGAGGTAAAGAAGAAGCACTGCTCAAGCAAATCTATAAGAAGTGATAAAGAACAGTTGCAAAATGCGTGGCTTAATCAATCAAAGCTGATCCCATCAACAAACATCACAAACTCAAAATCCAAACCCAAGACAACTTGTATAAATTCATTCCTGAAATCAATCGTAAGAACTTTTTCATCAGTTATTATTCCACAACATATTCATCAGAATCACCTTAGCTTAGAATAGCAGACGAACAAGGTTGCTGCAACCAAACCAACAGCTCCAACAGATCCAGCAGCAACCACTGGCCACTGAAACTCTGCTTCCACGGAACCCTTTTGGTCACCACCATTTGTGTCTCTGACCCCATTACTAAGATTCCTGGCTCTCTCATTCAACCCAAAAACAGTCTTATTACCTTCCTCAACCTTCTTCAGAAACTCTTCCTTCTTCAACTCCATCACCTTCTCCCTTTTTTGAGTTTCACTCAAAGCTACCTCCGTGAGCTTCTTCTCAGACTTCAATTTCTCCAATTCCTCTCCATTCTTCACCAATTCCAGACTCAAAACACCAACTTTCTTCTGCAATTCATcaatcactctctctttctcatcagCTTTCTCCCTCAGCTCCTCTTCTAATCTGAGCTTCTTACTCTTCTCCTCCATTTCCCTCACTTCCAAAACCCCAATTTTCCTCTCCAAATCCCTAACCCTCTTCTCAACCTCAGCTCTATCTTTCCTTAAACCCTCAGCTTCCTTCTCACACCCTTCCAGCTTCTCCACTTTCTCTGCCAACGCCTTCTTCAGCTCCACCACTTCTTCCGCAGTCTTATCCACGCCGTTCAAGGAAGTGATAAGATCATCCTGAAGATCCGACACCTCAGTTTCAAGCTCCACAGCTCTCGTAGAAATAGATTCCAGcgccttcttctcttcctcgtattcctcaatctctttctccatttctCCGAATCTCTGATTCATCTCCTCTTCTACACCTTGCATCTCTTCAATTTCTCCCGTAAGCCTCTCTACCCTCTCCTTCAAATCGAGATTCTCCTTCTTGAGCTCCTGGTTCTTGATCTCCGATTCCTCAATCTTCCCCTCCAGTTCCTTTGACTCTACACCGTCATGATCGGACTCGGAGATCCCCTTCGCCGACCGATCTTCAACATCGCTGTGAATAACCACCTCATCCGCCATTTTACGCTGCTACTAGAGAAAAATTCAAGACAGAATTTAAGACACAAACAATATGAATAACTCAACACAAtgacaaaatcaattaaagCTCGTTTGCTTTTTAGAGAATCAGTCACTCTTCGACTTTGACAAAATCAATATGAATAACTCAACACAATGACAACATTCAACCAAAACATCATAATCAAGACATTTCCATTATCAGGCAAAACCCAAAAAGTATCTGTCTTGAGAATTACCTTCCGATTTGACAGGGGAAATATGAcaagaagagattttttttttttccggtggAGGAATCGGCTAATCGGTTTAAAGattcgatttttagggtttatagtGGCGTTGAGAAATTGGCCGGTTCTGAATACCCACGTGTTTAAAAAATCAAGTCCACTTGGAATTGGAATCATCACAGTCAACTCTGTTATATGGGCCTTTGAACCATTAGTGGTTAACTCAGTCAGGCCCAACTTTGTTATAATcgtgtattatttatttattcttttccGTAACATGCGATgaatttatcattattttatacTGTACATGAACTCTAAATTGGCTCTTATATATTAGGTTTTCGAATTTCAAAGTGAAGATTTTTCGTAATATTTAGAACTAAAACACATTATAtaaagggaaacaaaaaaaactaaactaagccacattaaaaagaaaaataagaaaaaaagaaatatcataTAAGATGAGAATAAgtgaaaaaacagagagagaattCCAAATTGTTTGTTCAATCATCTTCAACCTCCAAACTTCATATCATCTTTCTCACAGCGCTCAAGAAACGCAGTAAGGACTTTGATGGCATTTATCTGACACTGCAGAGCCAAAATGTAACTAGCTGTCTCTTCGAACAGCGCATCTACACCAAGAGCCGTTCCTCCGGGGACTATTGTCTGCAGCGCCTCGATCTTCTCCTccactccttcttcttcgtcgtcgtcatcatcatcttctacgCGGGTCGTCTCGCTTACACTCGCCGTTGCATCAGACAACCTCTGTTTGGTTCTGCGGTTGAAACCGGTTGAGCTTGTTGTGTTCACAGCGGTGGATGAAGATGGCGAAGAGCGTTTGGTGTGGGAAGAGGCTAGGGTTTTCTCCATTGACGGAGGGAGAGAGGATGTGTTGGAAGAAAAGGGGTAAGAGAGATGTGTGTGTATTATATGAGTGATGGGCAATTTTAGTAGATTTAGAGTAGTAGGACCGGTTTAACTATTCCggtttgttttttactttggtttacTCTGATTTGCCCCTAATTGATTGACTTATGAGCTTAATCTTATACGAATTTAGTTTAGTGTGTTAATTGTGGAttatggttttgtttgattcagagTTTAGGTTTTGGTTTAGCTATAAATTTTCGAAATTGGGTAATGCCGGTATGCCATCAAAGCTGGGTCCAGTTGTGATTTTCGAATTATGTggagtgtttgttttgttttgttggttgtAGAGAGTAGGATTTGGATCGTGAGTAACACGCGCTATGTTGTGTGGTTTTTTAGTGGAGACGTCACTATACTCAAGTGGATCTCCCTGAGGTCCTGACAGATAGATAGACTGGatctttatttgtctttttaaaaaagaaaatacaaaaaaaacagaaaaagtttTAATACTAGAAATTGAGAAATGCGTGTCATTAACAAATTGACATGCTTAGTTTAGTAATAATAGACTTATCGACATGTGTTTAAAACTTTGGATCAGACTTTTTGACTTGTGGGTCtttgttttgtattcttttCGGAAACAGCGATGTTGgggtttgatatatatatatatatatatatatatatttcactttatagaaagttactagtactattcAATCTAAACTTACCTATGCTATGCATGGTACGACAAATGCAATACATACTCTTCAtgtatttaattagtttaccTTGAGCATTCTTCTATAGTCATCAAACTGTTTTCTAATTGTATTTGAAGATATACGTTGATGTATGTATGTACCTTAGGATGCATGTGAGACTAAAAACCAATCAATCTTCTTTTTCAATTAGTCCTCAAATTAGTAGCATATAGATCAGATATATCTTATAAGTAGTAGTTTACATACTAATCTTAAATCAGTGTTACCATATACAATTTCAACAGTACgtatattaacaaaactaatctattaCTACTATTTACTAGTATTTTGAAGTTTCAAATTTCAACTCAGCGTGACTTTTATTACTACTCTCAAATGCTCATAAGTCATCATAGCTAAGTAAGCAAGCAACAAGGGGAAAGAAGACTAATAAAATCCAACGCGAGAGTGGGGCGCGTGATAAGAAAGCGGAGGGGAATCACCTGCGCCAGGTTGCATGGGAgagaggagaaggagatggGATCCACAAAAGCTCcgtaaaaaaggaaaagagaaaaggaaagcaCATGTGCTCACATGAGTTTCTCTCCATCTATCTTAGCTCCCATGTGCCTTTACTtccacacacactctctctctatatagatacatatataatagGTAGGGAGAATGAATAGAGATAGATACTACAGTTGTAGATAGTGAAGTGGTGGTGGTACTAAGATGATCTACTTAACTAGTTGCAGTTGCACAGAGACGAAGATATCCACATGATTTTTACATCTCGCATGGGAGCCACGTGACATCGATCTTTTTTGGAACCTACCTTTTCATTTCCTCCTTACAAATCTATCCCTAGCTCATCTCTTTtgtcaactctttttttttttcatggtttcCAAGACTTTCCAAGGAAGTATTTACTCCTacaagcaataaaaaaaaaaagagaaaagtcgCGCTCATGTGTCCGCATTAGTCCTTTACACAATTCACCTTCTTATAGTTCTTCGTTTTGAAAACAATAAGGCTGCATTTCAACAAgtacttatttttgtttatgtactAACTTGATTACTAGTATCTTAGAAGTTCCACCACCATCGTAACTAAATTTAATGCGATATCGATTTAGCataagatattaataaattaaaacatcaattttctAGTGTTATGAGCTTATGATCCACTAATATAGTAAGAGAATAAAATATACAGTACTATAGAGGGTAGGTGATGTTTCCAAGGAGGGAACGGAGAGGGGGGGTTGGTTTATTGGGATTGAGATTATCAGAACCGGTTTCNTTTCTTTCACCATCGACCAACCTGACACTTTCCccaattataatatttataattatatattggtgGGTTATGTATCATCGACCCCAAGAAGATCTATCTACATACTGTATATAGCCATTAGCCAGCTTTCTTCTATTCGCCTTGGTTAATCATTATTCAACCACaaccatttttctgttttttcataaatgttttATGGTCATCTAAATTAATATAGTCACATCAATGGGGTTAGTTAATGTGCGCTGTTAAAACAAGAAATGGTGTTGAGAGATGAGATAATTTCGTCTAGTTTTTAGggatgaaaaataaattaagaaaataaagacGAAGAGGACAAAAACAAGTGATACGTTATGGTTTTTATTAGTTGCAAATTATTTGGGGTCTTCTTAATTTGTGGTTGAGAAAATATGGGCCAACCAAGTAGACCCAATATGACGACGGTTGATCTTTGGGACAATGGTTACATGGGTGTGGTCCCTTCTGCATCATACTTTGTCTGTAACATGAATCGTCTATATGTTCTATTATTTGATTTCTCGAACTTAAACTCACACCACGAATCAAAAACATCTTATAAGGCTCCGGTGAAAAACTTGTaataattatcttttcttttgtaatttcttactgtttctttttgtcaattgtgcatcatcatcaataaaaaatattttgctcTTATCATATCAAAAAATGATTATCTCGGACAAttctacaaaataatattttctctaatAAAATTGCATTTTGAAGTCTTAGCTTTCGGTAAAGAAAAATCGATGATTCGTGGGACAAAACGCTCAATGATCTGGTTAGGATATAAAGTGTCCCAATGAGCTGAAGTAATGACATTAtttcagaaaatatttttgtaataaccgATAAAGTTCAGGACAAGCTAGATTTTGTTAGACCACTGTAAAGATGCAAATCACTAATTCCGAAAGAGAACAAGTTTCGATGTATTCGTTCTTTACTTCAGAtgtgttttgttggttttctcaATTAAGatcacataaacaaaacaaaaagctatATTTACAAAAGACGACTCTACGCACATATATTTTGCATATACATACATGAACATTATATAAAGGTTTTCTTTGATGTAAAATAGATTAAAGTAAATAGTGCAGATTTTGTTTATGATCGAATCCGGAAGGAGGAAACAAAGTGATGCTCGTGACATGGGCTTCCCACTGCCACAACCCACATGCGTCGGATCTGCCATGAGaatatatcatcaacatcataaGTGATTTCATCATAAAGATCTTCATGATGTGCATGTGCAATGATCGCATATTCTCATCCTATCTGTCACCAGGTAAGTATGGCTTACAAAGTTGTTTGTCCATAGCAGCAATAAAAcaaccttttttaaaaacacaaccGTTTGTGTCGGTGATATTTTTGTACTAACAGGTTTGAAACATACGACGATGTCTTTGTTCCAAGCGATCAAAGCCAATTTTGGTgtaagtacatttttttttgacatactAGAAACCTGCAAGTTTTCTGATTCACGTCAAACAAAGATAACACACTAGAAAACagagatatagtaaccaaagcTTAAGACATGTTTTAGGTGATTAAACAATATTTGCTTTCGACCAgttaaaaacagaggaatagAGGATGATAAAAACACtagaaagcaaaacaaactGTAACTAAAAAGTGAACACAAACAGACTCATGAGTCGAAACCTTTCCTTGTTGTTATCTACGGAAGCACGAACTTTAACCAAATCTCAAGACATGGCAATATCTCTAGTAAACGTAGAGTATTCTCCCACATGAAAAACCTAAAGATTGTGAAAAcgtaaatttttttgaaattgtagAGAAGCAGGAATGGTTTCGTAGCTAGTACTGTACTAGTAGTACATAAAACGAATCGTACTTGAGTAAAATACAAACTAAAAGATGAAATAACGAAAGCAAGTTTTTCATCCTCCAAGACTTCATTTTAAAagttgaattttatattatatctataaactgtataaaacgtaagaaaaaaaacattctaaacaaaattataaattaattaggtaaaaattaattaattgggtatttaaaaactaaataaattaaaaattattatttaaaatatattaatttataatttaggctcgcggtgtaccgcgggtaaaaacctagttaaatatatatatatatatataattacttaatttactttcttatcttttttttttgtttgtttgcttaagAGACTCAAACTTATGTTTTATACCTTATTTTTGCTATTTTACCTTCTCTTCAAGCCAAACTTGGAGGAACATAATAACCTTGGTGGACTCAGTTCGGCTGATAGCTTAAAGCTTTGACGTAAACATGATCTCAACCCTGTTCACAAGAAACTCGAGAAAAAACGAGAAAGACATTTAAACGGAACACAACACGTTGTGCCTTTTTCTTAAAGTCAGAATCCTCGTCaaatttctcttttgatttttttttttttttgtaaagaaactATCAGATATGACATCTGAAGTTAGACTCTGAATTAATTTGGACTTTCACATAAAAGcaattggaaaaataaaagaaactgaaaagcTTGAAAATCCAtattctactatattaattgggaagtacagatatgaaactaaacttaaaatgtataaaaattacattcaattgtcattagaaaaacttaattaagtatagttaattaattaaataaagttaattaattaaaaaataaaaaaactctgacagatcaaatatcaaaaaaatctataaaaaaattttttctctctctaataaattatggacgaaaattactaaatatttttttaaaaaatataaaccaatcagaatttcaaaaactaagattttctATCCAAGtacaaaatacaattatttttaataactaaatttccaagattttgttaagatttcaagttatgattctcctatcatctttatttcttttatttacaaattgtttggaattttcatataatacttatgattaataaaatgcagaattttgtgatttgaaaattttaaaacgaagatatattaatcaatctataaaaaaaatgtgtgttttaatttccacattggcgggttgataaaactaaatttatataaatgataaattaataatttttatccgttcacaattataatattaaaattactacttcatatttcacaaaataatgatgcaaatacaacaaaaaaacaatataaaactgtaatatacgtcaaaaataaaatactataatattctaaaataattagtattcaaaaagactaattgttttaatgttttacagaacagttaaaaataaatattatttcgaacaaaataactttttaaaaaagatataaaataatttttattaatatattagaatttttttaaaaatgttgacatCTCATAGTGTTGATGTAAGGAAGCTGATCTAAACAAGGAAATTCCTCAAAGAGATACTTGATCAGCATGCCAGCTTGCAAGGGGAGGGGAAGAAAAGTTGGGAGGTAAAATTcgtttgatataaaaaataatatatataactgaaaATTACTCAGCTTGACACAAATTTGCCCAAAAATAACTAATGTAAACCCCAAATCATTGACAGAACTAGATTGACACAAATATTGTGCTAAAAGTCCAAAAAACCTTTATCTTTTTACTTTGGAAAGTTtccttaattttaatttgaatttaaattattttctaatatatttttaataaatgatttgtttttaatctgtcagcatatgattttaaaaacaattctgttataacttaaaaaaagaaacaataaatctGTCactataagatttttaaaacaaatctgtcatcatatgaatttcaaaacaaatctgtcataacttaaaaaattctgtaataacgtaaataaatatgtaaacattcTTAAAGTCATTCTAgcaattgttattttctttaaaaaatctgttaGCAAAccgcaaattttttttaaaaaaacaaaaaactgtcattacataaaccaaaatctgCCATAACATGAAATAACAATAATTCGACTGTGGGTTAATCAaggatttctttttaaaattaaaaatctgcCACCATGCTATAGTTTTTCggtgaaatataaaaatctgtcgttgtcaaaaataaatatgttatcaCTTGATGTCAATCTAGTAATTATTTTCTCGTCAATAAATCTGCCATGTGACGACATACTAATAgtctcaaaaacaaaactgt
The Camelina sativa cultivar DH55 chromosome 6, Cs, whole genome shotgun sequence genome window above contains:
- the LOC104792171 gene encoding transcription factor PAR2-like, with amino-acid sequence MEKTLASSHTKRSSPSSSTAVNTTSSTGFNRRTKQRLSDATASVSETTRVEDDDDDDEEEGVEEKIEALQTIVPGGTALGVDALFEETASYILALQCQINAIKVLTAFLERCEKDDMKFGG
- the LOC104792167 gene encoding putative F-box protein At3g58820, yielding MDRVSSLPNELLCHVLSFLTTKEAALTSILSKRWRNLLAFVPYLYIDDSVFLHPEEGKRHRPEIIQSFMDFVDRILALQANSPIQKCSLKCLSAVDSDRVDRWIHNVLLRGVSDLDLLVILDSDGDDNYQLSPKSFECRTLVKLKIDCGVEIDWLAGSFFLPMLKTLVIDSAWVNNFEILLHDLPALEELVLVNVIWKDDDVNVSSASLKTLTIYDGEFFGSVSFDTPSLTYFNYNGYVAPDYPLVKMKNLCGARIVFSLTEEELQRLREPNDDHHHHHWHHDIALGFSNVWKLFHGIQHVQHLDLFPDTLEVLSLCCESMPVFKNLKSLDIKSDKERSWQAMPVLLRNCPHLETLVIEGLLHHATNKCGDACDCISREDKGHSLTSCPVKILEIQGFLGTMKEMTMIKHFLDYFPCLKKMEIYIEENDPTELRIPEVSKRILQMIEDYNKSSSCNVQLLVSDYLYKKWTANRSL
- the LOC104792168 gene encoding uncharacterized protein LOC104792168, with amino-acid sequence MQTPSMAASSTTFYYPIPKSFLLSSPPRYKRNPNLISCSTKPICSSPPSPSPPLQTTTNHRSQKQSLRLPTFEDSFLLYQFSSSNEDPGFSNRIPEQFDGEPRELVLPSVEDNKGLAISSNMWWADLKAAVGQRINVEGIVSSVSVIVRDRRLVIPHVSVKDLRYIDWGELKRKGFKGVVFDKDNTLTAPYSLAIWPPLRPSIERCKAVFGHDIAVFSNSAGLTEYDHDDSKAKALEAEIGIRVLRHRVKKPAGTAEEVEKHFGCTSSELIMVGDRPFTDIVYGNRNGFLTVLTEPLSRAEEPFIVRQVRRLELALLKRWLRKGLKPVDHSLVSDVTQFIKVPSDL
- the LOC104792170 gene encoding peroxisomal and mitochondrial division factor 1-like, producing the protein MADEVVIHSDVEDRSAKGISESDHDGVESKELEGKIEESEIKNQELKKENLDLKERVERLTGEIEEMQGVEEEMNQRFGEMEKEIEEYEEEKKALESISTRAVELETEVSDLQDDLITSLNGVDKTAEEVVELKKALAEKVEKLEGCEKEAEGLRKDRAEVEKRVRDLERKIGVLEVREMEEKSKKLRLEEELREKADEKERVIDELQKKVGVLSLELVKNGEELEKLKSEKKLTEVALSETQKREKVMELKKEEFLKKVEEGNKTVFGLNERARNLSNGVRDTNGGDQKGSVEAEFQWPVVAAGSVGAVGLVAATLFVCYSKLR